One part of the Pseudoalteromonas piscicida genome encodes these proteins:
- a CDS encoding substrate-binding periplasmic protein encodes MAIKSVKQSCLLFIALSCTSSANDAIVGAHNVWPPYVINEHSGFTVDLVRAAFKAENQDFEMLIMPFSRAMRMVEKGQVDMIPALWRSESRDERFIFSNAYYSNRLVLISRTEPTIHFKELDDLKGLSVCAIRGFRSEIALAQIPQIRLEKLTNLTSCLSLLNKARVDAVVSDELAFVYLQSQHAEFHSFKVHQPTIAQWPLHIGVSKSYPNAVEIIELFNKGLIQLKTNGIYQATLKKYHLDE; translated from the coding sequence ATGGCGATAAAGAGTGTAAAACAGTCATGCCTTCTGTTTATTGCCCTGTCATGCACATCATCGGCAAATGATGCCATAGTGGGAGCACATAATGTTTGGCCTCCCTACGTCATTAACGAACATTCCGGTTTTACTGTTGATTTAGTTCGCGCGGCATTTAAGGCCGAGAATCAAGATTTTGAAATGCTCATTATGCCATTCAGTCGTGCCATGCGAATGGTTGAAAAAGGGCAGGTCGATATGATCCCCGCTTTATGGCGTTCTGAAAGTCGCGATGAACGCTTTATTTTTAGCAATGCTTATTACAGTAATAGGCTGGTACTTATTTCACGTACAGAGCCAACCATTCATTTTAAAGAGTTGGACGATCTTAAAGGACTAAGTGTATGTGCTATTCGGGGCTTTCGTTCTGAAATTGCACTCGCTCAGATCCCACAAATTCGCCTAGAAAAGCTCACAAACCTGACTTCCTGTTTGTCGCTTCTCAATAAAGCGCGAGTAGATGCTGTAGTTAGCGACGAGCTTGCTTTTGTGTATTTACAATCTCAACACGCTGAATTTCACAGCTTCAAAGTACATCAACCGACCATAGCACAATGGCCGCTCCATATTGGCGTTAGCAAATCTTATCCGAATGCAGTAGAAATAATTGAGTTGTTCAATAAAGGTTTGATACAACTTAAGACGAATGGTATTTATCAGGCAACACTTAAAAAGTATCATTTAGATGAGTGA